The region CACCTTTCTCTTTGACCTTGCAGTGGTTTTTGATGACTGCACCAGCCGTACCAGCTTTCTCTTTCACTCCGAGGATTCACGCTTCAAAGTAGATGGCGACGGGACGCTGAAACTGAAGAGGGGGCTGACTCTGCATAATGGACATAAGGAGTTCTATGTCTCTACCCAGTCCAAGGGCAAGAAGATCACGGTTCCAGTCAGAGTGCTACATGAGGCCAGACATGGCCACCACCACAATCACCATGAGATGACCACCCAGCCCAAGGTATATGActggttaaattaatgagactatGGTGTCCTCTAGTGGATAGATGGGCAACTGCATCTCTGGAAGGGTTTCAATGACATGTATAGCTGGAAATATTCTAATTCTGTCATTTTCAAGTCAATTGAAGTTTGATGGCAGTTTCTGTAAAATGCTCTATGTATTTTGGTGCTTGTAAAACCATGGACTTGATATTTCATGTTTTTTGTTTCAATTCCACAGCCAGAAGAaagtctgtctctacctgttctGAACTTCCCCAAGTCTTCAGGAGGTCTGAAAAGAAGGAAGAGGGACTGGGTCATTCCTCCCATCAACTTCCCAGAGAATGACCGAGGCCCGTTCCCCAAGAATATGGTGCAGGTAAGTGTCTTGTAGGTCAAGGATCGTTTTTCCATTACTCTAATATCAGCGTTGGACATTTCGTCATTGATGTGATTTCTATTATCCTTGTAAACCAGATCAAGTCCAGCAATGATAAAGAGGTGAAGATCCAGTACAGCATCACTGGCACTGGGGCAGACCTACCTCCTGTGGGACTCTTCACTGTGGACAAAAACTCTGGAATACTCTATGTGACCCAGCCTTtggacagggagagaaaagacCAATACATTGTACGGTTTGCGTATCCTAATTTTCTTACCTTGACTTAATTGAAAACTGATTATATGTCGTTTTAAAGTAATGTTTGTCgttacttttctctctagctccTAGCCCATGCTGTTGCAGTGGGTGCAGGTATAGCTGAGGATCCCATGGAGATCATTGTGAAAGTCATCGATATGAATGACAACAAACCTGTATTTACCCAAGATCCATTTACGGGAACAGTTCCTGAAGCATCAAAACCAGGTATGTTGTTCACACACACTCAGTATTTACAATACTTAATAATGTTTTTTAAGGAGAATTATGCTAGGACGATTCAGATCTTTTCTTCACTCTGTTCAGGTGATGAGGTCATGCAGGTAACGGCCACTGATGCTGATGAGGAGGGCTCTGCCAATTCTGATGTCAGATACACCATTCTCAGTCAGGAGCCTCCACTACCAAGCCCCAACATGTTTGTCATCAACCCTGTGACTGGAGGGATTCGGGTTAACGCACCTGGGTTGGACAGAGAGGTTGGTCTCTTTTCAAATCAATAGTATTGTCGATCCCTTATTCATTGTGTATATTCTACATGCATTACACTTGTGATTCTGATTTTAATTTTCTACTTAATTTGTCAGAAAATTCCCAAATATACTTTGGCAATCCAAGCTGCCGATATGGAGGGAAATGGCCTTACCGGCTTTGGCAAAGCCATCATTACAGTAACTGACAGCAATGACAACGCGCCACAGTTTGTGACGCCTTCGGTAAGCACATTTCTGAAGGCAAAATTTAAAATTGCCGCCTCACAATCGTTTTAACACATAATGGAATTGCCCTTTCTTTGTTGCTTTATAATCATGTGTCTCTCCTTTGCAGTACACTGTGTCAGTCCCAGAGAATAAAGTGGATGCCTTGGTGGTGAAAATGCCAGTGACTGATGGAGATGAGCCTCACTCCTCTGCCTGGGCCACCACCTACAAGATAGTTGACGGGGACCCTCAAGGCCTTTTCAGTGTGAGCACAGGCCCTAGCAAGCTGGAGGGCATCATTACAACCGCTAAGGTATGTTGAAATCCTCTCCTATAGATATATTTGAGCTTCTACTCTGGACGTGCAGCAAAAGAAGCCGGTCAATGTAGCTTTTTAGCTGCTTTTCTGGAATGATATCCTGGAAGAAGTCATTTTCACTCCCCttcgtatttatttggacagtgacactGAAACATTTTAAGATGACTCTATACTCTAGTGTTTTTTAAATTAGAGATCCAATATTTCATATGAGCCGACAGTACACAATATCCCATTTTTATTTGACTTTGTGCCCAGATGCTCACGATTTTGGCGGCAGTAAGAAAGCCATCGCCATCTGCGCCCGTTCGACATGGCCTAGTTTCACCTTttttattacttctaaacaaaCTTTTTGGGGTTCTCGTACACTTACAATGTTTTGATTCTTCCTTAAACAGTCACtaagattatatttggttgtgaACTTTGCAAAATAACAATTTTGGATGCAGCAGTTGTTAGCTAGAATACTTACGCTCTATGATATGCTGTAGcaaaagctagccaaagagccattttactggttgacgtgttaagtataatgcagttgatttgcaatgacacaaacattatattaaacagGGCATTCATATCAGTCTTAAAATCCAATTTATTATCTATAAGAAGTGTGAAATGGACTCATAAGCAGCATGTAAATATAGGCATTTTTTTGCTGGAGTTCTATAAGGCCACCAACTGTCTTTGCATATTGCCCTCGTGCAGCAAACACAGATGGGTCTATAGAAAATACATTATTTGCCATGCATGTCTcttttttttattgtaaataagaatgtttctAAACCCTTCTACATTTGTGTGTATGCTACCATTTTATTATGGATAATCATGGATGACTTGAATCACGATGAGTGAGTTCAAGGGATGAATTGCATACCCCCAAATTTTTTTTATTGGGAATGGTGAGAGGTTGGCATGTTTTGGGGGTATGAACTTTTTGCCTCCAACTTTCTCACtaatcattattcacgattcattcaggattatctgtaatcatggtagcatccacataaTGTAACgttgttcagaaacatattcttatttacaataagtgATTCTTATTTACCAGTCATTTCTAATGGGCACAACAAACTGAAAATACATCCAAGTTTGTAGTTGCAAGCTTGACTTGGTCATGGCGTGcgaggaatatgggaccaaataatcaactttgactactttaatactcTGAATTTGTAGAAATACGTATGACTAAGAAGGGGCAAGATGCATGAAGTGCTTTTATTTATAAATGGTAAAATGGATAtttatgaaaataccctcaatgAAAAGTTACATTTTGTACCGTTGCTTCATATGAAACAAATTATATAAAATCCTGGATTAAGGAGCCAAATTAAAAGTTTTGGCTACGTTGTCCAAATGTGTAGGGGAGAGTATGATTGTAGATATAAATGCCATTATCCTGATTCTATAATGTCTGAAGGATTCCTATGCTGATGGGCTTTTCTGTTCTTTCAACACAGCCGCTTGACTTTGAGAAGAACAACAAGTACACTCTGCTGGTCACTGTGCAGAATGAAGTCCCATTCGCAGTCAGCCTGCCCACCTCCACTGCTACTGTTGTAGTGAATGTGGAGGATGTGAATGAAGCTCCAGTCTTCACCCCAGTGGAGAAGATTATCAGGAAACCTGAGGACATCCCTGTTGACAGTGACCTGGTTCTGTACACCGCCACAGACCCAGACACTGCAAGGAATCAGAAAGTCACGTAAGATTAGAACTTCATTTACaattttttgtaaatgttttgtaAGATTTGAAGAGGAAAACATTTTTCAAATGACGACTGTACAGGTTGTAAGCAATGctcttattttttacatttactacacagatacaagatacGCAATGATCCTGCTGGATGGCTAAGTATCAACAAAGACACTGGGCTGATCAAAGTCAAGAGCCTCATGGACAGAGAATCCACTTTTGTCCAAGACAACAAATACTCTGTTATTGTTCTGGGCATCGACAACGGTATTTAATGTTCCCTTTATCTAATGTTAATATTTAAAATTTAGTAAATGACCACACTCTAAACTTGACCCTTTGAGTGACAGTGCTCTAATTTGGATATGCAGATGAAATCCCGGCAACTGGCACTGGCACCCTTATCATAGAGCTGGAGGATGTGAATGATAATGCTCCAACCATCGACGAGAGTGTGATCAGGGTCTGCAACAAGGAGTCCTCCCCACAGCTGCTGTCAGTCACTGATAAAGACAGCGCGGGCTTTGCTGCTCCATACACCGTACAGCTTCAGGGGTCGTCCCATTCTAACTGGACTGCCAGAATGAACGACACAAGTCTGTATTGATTTTTCCCAGAACTACAGTACTTTCCCCCCTTTAAAACAATTGCGTTGTTAAATGTTACCTGTTTTCCATTTCAGAGACGGGCATTATCCTGACACTGAAGACTGTGTTGGACAGTGGCGATTACATGGTTGTCCTGAGAGTGTCTGACAACCAGGGCCTGCACCATGATAGCACCATCCAGGCCTCTGTGTGTGACTGCAAAGGAGTAGATGTCCAGTGTACCGATAAAGCTGTAGCAGGCTTCGGCATCTCTAGCATTCTGGGAATTCTAGGAGCAGTCTTACTACTCCTATGtaagttgttcatttgtttaacCCGGCACTAAAGTGTTTAGTCAGTGCTGTCCTCGACGCGTACATATGTAATTGTTAATAGACAGTGATGTACTAGTGTGTTAAGGCCCTGTGTTTATGTTGTGCCCCAGTGTTGTCTCTTCTGCTGCTCATGTTCCTGCGGAAGAGAGGTGGTGAGAAGAAGGAGCCTCTGCTGCAAGAGGATGATGTCAGGGACAACATCTACTACTATGACGAGGAGGGAGGTGGCGAGGATGACCAGGTGAGGGGAGCACTCAGAACAAGCTACTAGGCCAGGGCTCCCCAACTGTCTcaaagtttttcaacagaacataCTGTCAGCGTGACACGTATATGTCCCTGGATAAGCTCTCACAATATTAGCATTTATTAAATGCATTCATATAGGCCACTAAGTTACTTATTCAATGAGAAGTTGTATTTCCCCTCGGACACAATCTTGTGGATGTCTGGTTTGATGGATTACTGCGATGTTGATGTGCAGACAGTCCTCGATTGACTTTGTGATAAGCAGGTTCCTGTCATAAGGAAAATGAGGACTCTCATTAAGTCGATCCAAACATTGTTAGCACAAAAAAATGCATGTTTCTTTATTGTGCTGTATTCCTCTGAGCATGCcacccaaaacacacacagggaCTCGGCACTCCTGAGCGCATCCCTTATATGTCTGGAATTCaatcgtttttttgttgttgcctcatCCAGCGAGGGTATAATTTTTTTTTAGCAACGGAGGAGAATTCTCCACCTGGGTGGACTGAGGATTACGTACAAACGCAATGATATCCTTTGGCTTGCTGTGGTCTTCAAATCTGGTGGATAAGTTCTCTCAGCTGCTTGGTGAAATCTTCCATCACCTCTGACAATGCTGCGGCCTGGTCCCTCTGCTTGTCGTGTCTTCAGTGTGCTGAAGTGCAGTAGCCTTCCAGATAAGTCCAAATCGAACAACTCAAGCTTCCTAGTAAAGAACTCAAATTTCTCCATGTCCACAACTGTTTCCCACTTCCCACAGATTGAACCTGTTTTAAGTTACAGAATATGTCTGCAAAACGCTGTGTGCAGCTTACAGTTAATAATTAAATGTTTCTGTGTCTGGCCTCTATGGGGCGGAAGGGCACTGAGTTTTATGCTTAGATCCACAATTACGTCAGAtttaattatttgcaaacagCGATATTTTCATTGCAAATAAGACATTGGGAAAAGATGGAGCTATGAACACATCTCTGTACATTCTTATCAACATCGATTTTCATTAGCCACCTTCTGGAGACTTTGAGAGGTACCTTTTATCTTGCTATCAAGTAAATTGTTCTGAACAAATGGTCATCTTAAAATAAGTAGTGTAGGCTACATGACTTGTGTTTTTCCCCCACCAATCAACGCACAGAAGTTGACTAATTGAATAGACACATTTTGAGCTTAATCagataaaaaaaattgtcactGAGTTTATTATGTACTAATCATGTGTTAAACATGTTAAATTTGTTGTGTAGGCCAATTGTGCTAATATTTACTATGTTCTGGCCCACTGACTGTTGGCTCAGAAAAAAGTTGGCCCGGGACCAAACCTGGTTGACGAACCCTGGACTAGGCTTTTCCAAGGgtcctttttttatttattatgatGTACATGTTATTGCAAACCATTGCATCTGTCACTAAATGTTTTTACGTTTCTGTGTCTTctggtcctgtaatataatacatGTCTGTACATCTTTCCACCTTCAGGATTTCGACTTGAGTGTCCTGCACAGAGGTCTGGATAACCGTCCTGATGTTTTCCGTAATGACATCGCTCCAACCATGGCCCGGCCAGAGTATCGTCCACGACCCGCCAACCCAGCCGACATTGGCAACTTCATTGATGATGTGAGTCAAGTCTTGAACTGATTTATACTATGAGTAGAATGCACAGTTAAGGTCATATCTAGGTCTTCTGGAGATGATTTGTCATGGAAATAACTGGATTTGACATGGATAATGTCAGAATGCATGTTTAGAAATTGTGCTGTATGTTCACCAAGGTGGTAAAATGTAATCTTTCTGTTGACCAGAACCTGAAGGCAGCTGACAACGACCCCACTGCCCCTCCCTACGACTCCCTCCTGGTGTTTGACTATGAAGGAGGTGGCTCTGAGGCCGGCTCCCTCAGTTCCCTCAACTCCTCCAATTCAGGAGGCGACCAGGACTACGACCTCCTTCAAGAGTGGGGCCCACGCTTCAAGAAGCTGTCTGACATGtacggaggaggagaggattgagAAGTCAGTCAGCCACTAAACCTTTTTGCTTGGAAACTGTCCGGTTCTCCACACTTGGGTCTGTAGACTGAGGTCATTTCTTTATTTTCCCCCTTTTTGATGCGTTTCGGGCACATCTACAGTTTGGCAATTTGATTTGTGCAGACATGGGACCATTTTAGAAAAATGTGTTCAATGCTCGTCTTCAGCATGGGGAGGGTGGCACACTCTTGGCTCTGCACTAGCAGGATGTTGACATGGATTTTACACAGTTCAGCAGTTCTTTCTAATGGACTCTTAACAACCCCAGATTGTACTTGAATTTAATATGCTTTGTTTGCTGTTTTTTGCTTCTATGTTGGCGTCGTATCGAAGTTCTTTTTTAAAAaatggatatatatataaagatccTTTGGCATGAAATTGAAGTTACTGGAAGCCAAATGAGCCTTACGATTTTTGTTAGCATTTATTGAGCTTGATAATAAACTTAAGTTTGGATTGCTTTATTCCTTTTCATTTTAATCATATTAATCactaagtatatatttttttttcctgAAGAAGCTCCGTTCTGCTTTTTTAAATTAAAGATATCCTTTGGTACAATATTTGTATTAAATACATTGTATTTTGTCTTATTTTGAATTAAATGATTCAAATTCACAGCTGAGACACTAGATGGCGATGATTGAATAAAACAGGTCTTGGTCAATGAATGATGGCATTTCCTTGTCCCGCAGAACAGATTGTACAAGTTATAGTTAAGTAATAAGGCCGGAGGGGGTGTGGTGTATATGGTCAACATATctcggctaagggctgttcttatccaCGATGCAGCACGGGGTGCCTGGACAGAGCCTTTAGCCGTggtttattggccatataccacaaaaccctgaggtgccttactGGTTACAAATGTAATTAGAGcaataaaaatgtgtattttgtcaTATCAgtccgtataccatgggtatcaGCCAATCCGCAGGGCTCGAGCCATTTATAGGCTACCTTAGACATTTAGACTCATGTGTGTGATTTAAGGCACAATGTGCAATTTTAAACATTTGTTTTGTCTTAGCCTTCAGAGTAGGAGGTTAAGgtcattgtatttgtattttcctGCCATCTGTTCAAGCAAGTGAATTCTTGCCCACATCATAAATAAAAAGTTACGGTTGCTTTTAGTTGTCTACCCCACGCACCTCCTTTGGTTGCCTCAATAGGATGCACTTCATGGAATAGAGTATGACTGGTCCAGGAATACGCTTTGCTTTCAAATGAGACATGGAATGAAACTGAGAATAATAGACAAGGAACCTCTCACGTAACACTTCAAGTCTGTCTTTCTTTTCAAGTAAGCATAGGATACAAATAAACGTGCTTTCAAATTAACACTGTCATTTGGCCTAATCATAGGTCTGGACTTTGAGCACGTTTTATGAAGGTGTAGAAAGTTTTTTGTTATCTAGTTCAACCCCAAAAAAAGAATGATTTGGCATTTTTTGCTATACCATGTGATCGGTTTGTAGAATAAAGAAAAACGAGTATAGAACAAAAATAAATACCGGTTAGGCAATATTTTGACTAATTATAAAGCCAACCAGGCAGGGCCAATTCAGGTCGCCTGTCTACAGGCTTGCAGACTACTGTGTTGCGATGCACCTGTTTTGTTGGGGTATGCTGATCGACGCAGAGGTGCCGCCCCCATGCACTTGTCCTTTCATTCTAATTGGTCCGACAGGGTGTGTATGCTAATTCTCAGCGACCGCTGCACCTGACTCTCCACTCCACGGAAGAATGCAATGCAAAAGACAGCCTCCAAGTAACAGCTATTTATTCAACAGGTCATCCTACTCAACGAGCACTCACTTGTTACATTATTGCGGCGCTGCAGACTCATCAATAACAGAGCTATATGATAAAGATGCCACGGTCTTTTCTGGTGAAGAAACATCTCACTAATAAGAAGCCAAACTATGGAATTCTGGATTCAAAATCAGACGGTACAGTTTCGTTTTTTTTAAATCGACTAAAATTATACGTTTCTATCGTTGTGTTATATATGGAACTTCTCATCTagttctataaaaaaaaaaaacatgtgaaTACCTTTGCTATTTTGTCTGTTGGCTATTTCTTGCATTATTTCagagaaaaaaaatatgaatttttCGTTATCTTTATTCCATTCATAGCTCATTTTAAAAAGGAATTGTATTTTTGCTTTGAGTAGTTGAACACGCTAGGCCTATAACTCAAACAATATGATTTCAGCATAGTCTAAAATTATGTTCGTTATAGGAAAGTAAATAATGATGGATTGAACTGATACCTTGGAATAGAATACAACAAATGCGAGTTTGGAGTTTAGCAGGTGCAAAATCTGTCACACAAAAGAAGAGATTAATAGTCCCTCCTCCTGGGATCTGAAGGGTCCTATTAAGCGCGTTCAAGAGGCTAATGTAGTGCCCTTCGAGGCTCCTTTTACCCCCGAAATGTGCCTTAGGTCTGTGTTTTTGTTCCAATTCACCCCTTAAAGCGAGCTAGCCTCCCACCCTCCTGTATTGAACTGTCAAGATTACCATTATAGAAGTGGAAAAGAAAATGTATGTGACTGAAATCAGATTCGTTTTTTTGTAAGGAAAATAAAATAGTGCCAGTTGGCTATGCTATGGGAATGCATTGGAACTTTGGAAGTTATGCAAATCGACATGCACAATACAGTCCCTCAGTACTTCGAGACTCCTCCTAATATTGTAAATTAATGTCAAATGTTTAACTATATGTTTTAACGTATTACTAAATGATACCTAATTATTCTCATAGAGTATGATTAAAACATTTGAGTGTACttgtaaaaaaaagttttaacATAAAATGGTGTTTGTGTCATTACAGCTCTCCACACCAGCCTGGTCTATCTTGAGGTACCCTTTTACATCCCCAGCACTCCTCAGCCCCTGGAGGGTTGGCTGCCAGGGCCAAGTCTCATCCCCACACCAGCCTCCATGCACTCTCCCAAGGTAGACAGGCTGCCTTCAAGGGACACCAGCTTGTCCCTGCATAGCTCAACACAGGAAATCACCTACCCCCTGTCAGTGTCTCACAACAATCCGCTAAGAGACTCACAGTCCCTGGGAACCATGGAACCCCAGACCTTCCTGCTCTCACAGGACTTCAGACACCCGGAGGAGAGGGGCAGCTTGCCTAATCCCCTCCTGGGCCTTGTTCACTCTAGTGTTAGTCAGGAGCGCTTTGAATGCTTTGACTGCCACAAAGCCTACTTCACCTTCTCTGGGCTGGCCAAGCACAGGCAGT is a window of Oncorhynchus kisutch isolate 150728-3 linkage group LG3, Okis_V2, whole genome shotgun sequence DNA encoding:
- the snai3 gene encoding zinc finger protein SNAI3, with translation MIKMPRSFLVKKHLTNKKPNYGILDSKSDALHTSLVYLEVPFYIPSTPQPLEGWLPGPSLIPTPASMHSPKVDRLPSRDTSLSLHSSTQEITYPLSVSHNNPLRDSQSLGTMEPQTFLLSQDFRHPEERGSLPNPLLGLVHSSVSQERFECFDCHKAYFTFSGLAKHRQLHCEWQCHKYFCCRYCDKEYVSLGALKMHIRTHTLPCVCKVCGKAFSRPWLLQGHIRTHTGEKPFSCPHCSRAFADRSNLRAHLQTHSDIKKYRCKSCSKTFSRISLLSKHEEAGCSPLS
- the LOC109886448 gene encoding B-cadherin, with product MGAFWFVELGVLILFLQAFRPGSSESKCLPGFNSEIYIFKVERYHLQSGRRLGKVVFDDCTSRTSFLFHSEDSRFKVDGDGTLKLKRGLTLHNGHKEFYVSTQSKGKKITVPVRVLHEARHGHHHNHHEMTTQPKPEESLSLPVLNFPKSSGGLKRRKRDWVIPPINFPENDRGPFPKNMVQIKSSNDKEVKIQYSITGTGADLPPVGLFTVDKNSGILYVTQPLDRERKDQYILLAHAVAVGAGIAEDPMEIIVKVIDMNDNKPVFTQDPFTGTVPEASKPGDEVMQVTATDADEEGSANSDVRYTILSQEPPLPSPNMFVINPVTGGIRVNAPGLDREKIPKYTLAIQAADMEGNGLTGFGKAIITVTDSNDNAPQFVTPSYTVSVPENKVDALVVKMPVTDGDEPHSSAWATTYKIVDGDPQGLFSVSTGPSKLEGIITTAKPLDFEKNNKYTLLVTVQNEVPFAVSLPTSTATVVVNVEDVNEAPVFTPVEKIIRKPEDIPVDSDLVLYTATDPDTARNQKVTYKIRNDPAGWLSINKDTGLIKVKSLMDRESTFVQDNKYSVIVLGIDNDEIPATGTGTLIIELEDVNDNAPTIDESVIRVCNKESSPQLLSVTDKDSAGFAAPYTVQLQGSSHSNWTARMNDTKTGIILTLKTVLDSGDYMVVLRVSDNQGLHHDSTIQASVCDCKGVDVQCTDKAVAGFGISSILGILGAVLLLLLLSLLLLMFLRKRGGEKKEPLLQEDDVRDNIYYYDEEGGGEDDQDFDLSVLHRGLDNRPDVFRNDIAPTMARPEYRPRPANPADIGNFIDDNLKAADNDPTAPPYDSLLVFDYEGGGSEAGSLSSLNSSNSGGDQDYDLLQEWGPRFKKLSDMYGGGED